The genomic segment CGTATTTTTGAAACTGGAAAGAATATCATCGTCGATGCAACTCTCGGGTTGGGTGGGCACGCCACATGAGTGATACAAAAACTGGGGAAATGAGATGTATTTATTGGTCTCGATTGTGATGAAGCAAATCTGAAGAGTGCAACACAACATCTCCTCTCAATCATATCAGAAAAATCAGTCGAAAATCAACCAACCATTTACTGTATTCTGAGCAACTTCCGTGATATAAAAGAAATCATTCGGAACCTATCAACCTATCAACCCATTAACAAACTAAACGAACTAAACAAACTAAACGAATTAACGTGCGTTTACGCTGATCTCGGAGTGAGCAGTGTGCATTTTGATACCGCAGAACGTGGGTTTTCATTTCGCTTTGATGGACCACTCGATATGCGTCTCGATATCGGTCAAGAAACGACGGCAGCAGATATCATCAATACACTCCCCTATGATAAGATGGCGGAGATGTTCCGCGTCTACGGGGATGAGCCAAAGGCGGGCTTTATTACCAAAAAAATTCTCGAAGCCCGAAAGATACAGCCGCTCTCTACGACAGAAGAACTCACAAAGATAATCACCAGTATCTCTCGTGATGCCCTTCCTCGGGTTTTCCAAGCACTCCGAATAGCGGTCAATGATGAGTTTTGAGCGCTTGAGAAACTTCTCTCAGGTGCAACTGATTTACTGCTTCCATGAGGAAATATATCGATTATTTCTTTTCATTCTGGGGAAGACCGTATCGTCAAAAACTTTTTTCGCAATAACAGTCACGGAGAAGTAGACCAAATAACTGGCCAGGAAACCACTCAATGAAAACTCGAGATCATCACAAAAAAACCTATCACACCAACACAGGCAGAAATACAAGCAAATCCTCGATCAAGAAGTGCGCTTTTGAGAGTAACAGCACGAAAATAAAAAAGCAATAAAAGTTGGTTTTGAAAAAATACAGTTTTTTCATACAATGAAACTCTATTTCTTTTTCTAAAAAGGATACCGTATGAATAAATACTTTACAGAAAAAATCGAACAAACTTTCCGCTCCATCAGAAAGGAGGCGAGAGAAAAGGTAAAAATCTCTTTTTCTCGTGCCTACTGACTCGTGATTATTTTACTTATTATGGTCGGAGGTCTCTATGTATGGATTTTAAATGCTAACGCAAATAGTGGTTATCAGATGACCAGCATAGAGAGTATCCGACGAGAACGGCAACAGACAAAACATACCCTACGATCCAAGATTGCAAAACAAGAATCCCCCGATGAACTCTATCGAAAAGATGATAGAATGAGACCAGTAGATCTAAAAGAAATTACCTATATTACACTTCCCTAAAAAATGCCAGAATCCCTCAAACAGCTGATAGATGCTTTTGCAAAGCTTCCTGGTATTGGTGAAAAAACAGCGATGAAGCTCGTTTTTTATATCGTGACAAAAAAGATATGATTTCTTCAAGAACTCTCCGAACGACTGCTCTTCGTAGAAAAAAATATCTCTGTTTGCCCTCTCTGTCATGGGCTCAAGGACCGAGATGTGGAAATGTGTAAATACTGTGCAAACGACACGAGAGATAGTAAAACCATTTGTGTAATAGAAGAATATGCAGACCTTCTTGCGATAGAGCAAACTGGTGTCTTTCGTGGCCTCTATCACGTCTTGGGATGATCGCTCTCTCCTCTCCATGGACGAGGACCAAAGGACCTCAATTTTGGATCCCTGATGAAACGACTTGATGGTGTCGAAGAAATCATCCTCGCGACAAATCCAAATTTTGAATGAGAGGCCACAGCGCTCTATCTCAGAGAAAATATCCCACAAAATATTCGGATTTCTCGGCTTTCTCGATGACTCCCAAATGCTGGATATATAGACTATGTGGATAGCTTGACACTGATGAACGCACTGAAAGGAAGACAGGAATATCGTTAGAGAGCAGAAAAATGAGCAATTAAGCTTTACTTTTAAGAGTTTTCTGATACATTTTCTGTATGAGACTCACCATCCAGACATGAACCGATAACCCAATACTCCGAGCAGTTTCGAAGCCCGTGAAAATAACCGAACTCCATACTTGCAAAGCTTTAAGTGAAGCGATGCTGAATTATATCAAAAACCCAAAACATCATGGAATAGGACTGGCGGCACCTCAAGTCGGTATCAATAAACGTCTTATCGTGGCTGGGCTTCCTACGCAGAGGGATGAGGAGGGGTATCCTCTTGTCGTGATGATAAATCCTACTATTCTCTCCTCCTCAAAAGCAACTCTTATTGATGAAGAGGGTTGTCTCAGTCTGCCTGGAATCACAGGAAATATAGAGCGATCAACGACGATTGAGATAGAATGGATTGATATCAAAGGACGTAAAATGAAGAAAAAAATCACTGGTTTTGGTGCCCGAGTTGTGCAACACGAGATAGACCACCTCGATGGAGTACTTATTTCAGACAAATTCTTGAAATAGTGGAAAATATATGTTAGAGTAGTATCTGTATGGTACAAAAAGATACTTCCATCCAAGAACTTGCCAAAAAAAACCAAGAACTCCGAGAAAAGCTCATTGCTGCTGAGCAGTGGATTGGGAGGGAGTTTTCTGATATGCAACTCCGCCGTCATAAAGAAGAAGCCACCAATACTACACGTATAAAACTCACCGAAACGCCCGAACATATCGAAAAAAGAATTACAAAATATTTCCAAGAGGAATCAGCAGTACTCGGTGAGGAAAATCAAAAACTTCTGATAGATTCAGAGATAAATTTTTATCATATTGTACGAAACAAGGAGCTTGATGGCTTTGTCGTCACAAATACCTACCAAAAAATTCTCGAAAATCTCTTCGAACAATACATAACCAGTTATTTTAGAGAACAACACAAACGAGGTCGTCTCCATCCAGCGAAGAACGATCTCCTCGAAAAAACACTCTACAAAGTGCTCCATCAAAATTTTCATCTCTCTCTCGGGAAGCTATATCAGATTTTAGAACGAATTATGCGAGGAGAGAAAAGTGATATCATAGACCTTTTTGAGGATTCTCTACGAGAACTCCCCGCCTATACTATGATCTATGATGCCACATTTTGGGAAGACCTTACAGAGAGCATGAATACAGGAGCTTTCGGAGAAAAGCGTCATTCAGGCAAAATAACCTTTCAAGATGTCCAAAAACTTCGCACCATTATGACTGGGAACTTTTCACAGGGTGGATTTATAAAAAATATTCTTCGTTTTTTTGCGTAATACAGGAATGCTGTCTCCTTCTTTTCAAACACCCCCGTTTTTATCTCCTTTGTTCCGCCTATTTCATTCGGCGGACAGGATCTCAAAATCCCCCCTACCCCCCTTTATCAAGGGGGCAAGCTACTTGTTTTCTTGCCATTCGGAGATGAGAGTCTGAGAGGAAACACTGTTTGAGCGGGATGCATTCAGAACATCTGCTGAACTTGGATGATAGCGAGTTTATTTCCTCTCAGTGGTTTTCGTACTTTTGCCATCAAAAGTACGAAAAGGCAGCCAGTAAGACACCCCAATCTTAATCCTAATTGTTCAGCCCCCTCATAAATAAGGGGGAGTTTTAAAAAAATTCCTACCTATGACTATTACTATGACTATCGCTCCTATTAGCTTTCTTCTTTTTGTAAAATTTTCCTCCAAAACTGACATTTATCTCCCCCATTCATCAGATTCGTCTTTGACCAGAGTGAAGCATGGTGAGGAAAATCATCATAAGTGGTGATAACACCACCAGTCAGATGGTAGGTAAGAAATGTATCTTCCAAATCACGATAGAGTAAATCAAGATCATCACTTTCGAGCCGTTTACCATATGGAGGATTTGTCACGAGATGCCCTCCATCGATGCATTCAAGATCTGAAAGTGGTCTCGCGGTAAAAGTAATGGTATCCCCTACTCCCGCTCTACGAGCATTCTCCTCGGAAATAGCTATCATCTCTGGCTCGATATCACTTCCGAATATTTGGTAGGACTGTTTGAAGACTTTTTTTCTCGCTTCTTGAAGAGCTTCAGTATGAAGAGCTGTATCATACCAGAGAAAGTGCAGAAAATCAAAATCTCTCTGCAGTCCTGGAGCGATATTGCGAGCTATCATCGCCGCTTCGATAGGAATCGTGCCACTTCCGCACATCAGGTCATAAAACGGTTTAATATATTTCCAACCGCTGAGAAGTATCATGGCTGCTGCAAGAGATTCCTTGATGGGCGCCTCCCCTGCCAGAGTCCGATATCCACGCTTATGAAGTGCGTGTCATGAAGTATTGATCAAGATATGTACCTCGTCAGCGACGACGAGAATAAATATCTCGATTGGCTGATGCAGCATATTTTCATGCCACTCATCATCTCCATTCGAGAGTCGACGAATAATGGCTTTCTTTGTCACCGACTGAATCGTAGGCGTATTGGAAAGTGCTGAACGAATACTTGTCGCAGAGATATTGATGGGCGTATTTCCTGGTATCCACTGGCTCCAGTCGATACTTTCGATACACGCGAAGAGTCCATCAAACGATGTCAAAACTATCTTATCTAGTTCAATATAAATACGATTGGCAGTACGTGACCATATATTCGCCGTGGTCATCGTCATCATATCTCACGAGAAGCCCACCAATCGATCTTGACCATACGTTATCTGAATATTTTGACGCTCGAGCTCACTGCGCACCAGACGCTCAACTCACGGAGTACAGGTAGCGAGAAATTGCATATTCCAGCATTATAGTGAGAAGTACCTGGAAGGCAAAAGAGAGATATTTCCTTATATCAAAAAAAGAGGAATATAATTATTTAATTATATCAGCTTTTAACTCTTCAAGCAATAGCTTCTTCTTCTTGAAATCAAATGTATTAGGTATACTGAGTTGTGGAAACACTTGACTAAATAAAGCATCTATTTTAGCCGGTTCTACTGGAATATTTGGTATGGACTTTAAAACAGTTTTAACGTGTGCTTTTTCGGATGGATCTAAATTAAACGTATATTTACCGGTATTATCTTTAGCCACTGCATTCCTATTAGATCACATTTTAATAGTACCGTCATTTTCAAACGTTGCATTATGAAATGGTTGTTCGGCTGCCTTTGCTTGAGCTCAGAGACCATCGCGAAGCGTCCCAAGACCTGCAGCTTCAACAGCTGCTGGATGATCTCAGAGAATGCCAGCCATATCTGATCAGTTTCTACTATTTTCAACAGATACCTTAAATGCTTTCATCTCAGGAGTATTTTTCTCATCTGGTAGAAGTTTTTCAATTGCTGCCAAGACCAAATTTTTGGCCTCTTTTGGATCACGCTCTGTTGTCTGTAAATATTTATTTATTACATTATCTAATGTTCCAACACTAGATTTAAAGTCATTGTAAGCTTTTTCATATGACTGTCGTTGTCCTCACATCATATCGCTCATACTTTTCCCGATTTGTGCATCTCGATTTGTGACGCTGGTATTGATGCTGCGTGCGATATTTTCGAGAGCAGCCGGATTCGTCAAAGCAGCAAATGCTGGATGTGGCAATGGAAGATAACTCGGTGAATGAGCGACGAAGTTTCCGACACTATTTCAGAGTTTCTCAAAAGGCGCAAAAGCTGCTTTTGTGACGTCATCATACTTCGCAGCTACACTGACTCACATAAACATAAATACGAGAGCGAGCATCGTCAAAATAATATGAGCAAAGATATCCTCCACGCCACCTATCAGTCCTGCTGTCGCACCTCATGCTGAAGCGATACTTGCATTACCCGCGCCTCAGATAATATTTGAAAACGTATCTCAAAAATTGAGAATAATCACAGAATCTGTAGTACTTTCCTTTGTTACCTTGGCTGATGTCAACATAGGAGTCGTCCCGATGAGCAGTCTGGAAGTAAAAACAGGACCATCAGCACTTGATTCTTCTACAATACAATATGTCACCATATTACCTACTCATTCTTTTGTACAATATTCTACGCCTTGTTCATTGGGCTTGCCAACTCAGCTATGAAAATTATCCCGCACGACTCAGACAAAAAGGAGTCCAAAGGCAAGAACCGCTGAGACAAGCACAGGTACCATGGCGAGCTTAAAAAATGCCTTAAAACCAACAGAACCCATCCCAGATTCTCATCCCTCTCAGACAGGTGTTCAGAGTCATTCTCATGTAAAAAATGCCAATCAAAAAAGTGGCGAGAGCATAATATATATCCAGAGTTTTATCGCACGCGCTAAGAGAATCCAACATAGTGCTATCAGCATTATCGCAAAAAATATAGTCACTATCAGACTGAGTCAAAAATTACGAACAATGCCCATTAAGCTCTTAATACAAGACTCAGAAGTTTGATATTGTACCGTATTATCGGAACCAGTCTCTGCGGTACATAATTTGTCCAAGGAAAACTTATTAGCATCTTGTATTTTAAAGATGTTATACGCATAGATCATAATGATAAAATACGGACCAGCTTCATTTCGATTGAGAAATTCTGCTGGCGACATACATCGTGCACCAGTTTCCTCATTCCGTCAACCATCACATACTGTGCTCGGACCATACCCATCATCTGTATTCGCAGAAAAATCAAATTCTTTTGGTAGGACTTTTTGGTGCCATAGAGATGTATCTTGTTTACCGAGTCCAGCGCCCGTATCGAGCTTACTGATAGATCCCATAGGGATAGAGAGGACTGCTGCCACGGCTTGATTTGCAAAAGAAAGTGTCCAACTCACAATCAGCCAAGTAAAGGGAACTATCAAAATACCAACGAGGAAGGATCAGAGCTTTTTCTTGAAAGCATATTCGTTTTCAGGACCTCCAAAGATCTGCATAATCGCCATATAGAGGAGCATTATTGCAAACACAATATAAACAATATTTGCCACCAATATCCAAACATCTAGAAAATATGGTCTCAAACCAAAAAAGTCACCCATGGTCCAGTCAGGAGAGAGGAGCCATCCTGCGAGCACGACCATCGGTCAGAGAATCATAGCTATCAACCCAAAGAGAAGATTGAGAATTTCTATGATATTTTTTGTAATATCACTATCAGTATACTGGGCATTGTCTGTAGTTGCTCCAAAACACGCTCACGTCACCATAATGCCGAATATGACAAGAAGTGATATCAGACGTTTTTGACGAAGAAAATTCAGAATAGAAGAGAAAATTTTGAGCATATATTAGAGTGTTGTGCGAGAAAATATCTTGAGATCCTCAAGGGCTGAGACATTGGATCATTTTGGGAGATTAACAGTGACTCACTGAACCAATGCTGGCGTATTGGCTTTGATGACGGTGAGCTTTTCGTCAGAAAATTGTATGAGATTTTGGTATTCGCCTGCGATTTGTTGACCAAAAATCTGCCCATATTTATGATCTTGTTGTACGAGGAGGAGCTCATCGAGCTGCGCGATACCATCCATAATACCGCTACTGCTACGATCGCGATATGCCTGTTCGATCTTTGCTTGTGTATTTTTGATATCTGTTTGTGTACCGACAAGTGCGTTTTTGTGGATAAGGGCCTGGGCATTGATAGCTCGCAGTGTAGTGATCGCCTTTTGAGTATGTTCAGAGAGTTGCCCGATATAATACTCCAGAGCGGCTTGCCGATCTTTCTTGACATTGAGATAGGCAGGGACATCGATTCCAGCAATCTCTTCATACTCCGAAAGCTCTCGAAAATGATCAGAAAAGAATACTTCTCCATCCAGAGCATCTCGAATAATGGCTGTTTCTGCAGTAGAGACATCTTCTGGTAATTTGATTGGCACTTCAGTGACACGAGATGCACCTGTACCAACATTATTGACGACTGCGACCCCCACAAGAGCAAGTGGCTCCTCTGGTGCACTCTCGAGTACGAGCGAAGACTCAAGAGAAAGAGAAAATCCATACGCTGTAATACTCACTATGACACAAGCGGATACGACAAATCAAGACCAATCCTTGAGAGATATGCCCCGGAGTTTAGATTGTGATTTTTTGTGCTTTCACATACAGATACAATACCTCATTTTTTGCTCTGGTTCAAGCAAAAGCAGGAAATAAGAGTACGAATAAGATTGACAAATAAATAAAAAAAGTAATAGAAAAATACATTCCTTCTTTTTTCTCTTTTCTTTTTTCTTTTTTCTCTAGAATGAACGTATTAATTAATCATATTCTATGCACCGAACTCATACCTGTGGACAGCTCAATGCACACCATCTTACTGAAAAAGTAACTCTCGCTGGTTGGATAGCCAACCGTCGCGACCACGGGGGAATCATCTTTATCGATCTCCGTGACCGCTATGGTATTACCCAGCTCGTATTCGACCCTCAAGCATATGAAAATGTCACAAAAATCATCGAGTCTGCTCGATCTGAATGGGTGATAAAAGTCGAGGGTGAAGTACGGTCTCGCCCCCAAGGACAAACAAATACCCATCTTCCAACGGGAGAAATAGAGATACTGGTGCACGAATGTACCATTATCAGCAAAGCAAAAACGCCTCCATTTGAGATCAATGATCATGGCAATATCAATGAAGATATCCGTCTCAAATACCGTTATCTCGATCTCCGTCGGGAAGTCCAGAGAAAAAAGATAGAATTTCGTGCAAAAGTAAATGAATACACGAGAAAATGGTTTAGCGAAAAGGGATTTCTCGAGGTACAGACACCGATTTTTACGGTCAGCTCACCAGAAGGAGCGCGCGATTATCTCATCCCCTCTCGTCTTCATCCAGGAAAATTTTATGCTCTACCACAGGCGCCACAACAGTATAAGCAGCTCCTGATGGTCGCTGGTGTGGATAAATATTTTCAGATTGCACCATGTTTTCGTGATGAGGACCCTCGAGCCGACCGTCATAGCTGTGAATTTTATCAGATAGATTGTGAAATGAGCTTTGTCCATCAAGAAGATGTCCTCGAAGTCGCTGAAAATTTTGCCAAAGAACTTGTTACTGATCTTTGCCCTGAGAGAAAACTCCTTACCCCTATTTTTTCTCGCCTCACACATCGAGAAGCAATAGAAAAATATGGTTCCGATAAACCAGACCTCCGTTTTGACTGTCATTTTGAAGATTTTAGTGAGGTATTTGCAACATCAGACTTTTCTGTCTTTACAGGGGCTATCAAAAAGTGAGGCGTTGTAAAAGCCTTTAAGCTTCCTGGCGTCGCTATGTCACGAAAAGATATCGATGAAGTGACCGAACTGGCTATCTCTCAAGGTGCAAAGGGTTTGGCATATATCATCTACGAAACAGAAGGACCAAAAAGTCCTATTCTCAAATTTATGAGCCAAAAAGAACTCAAGCATCTCGAAGAAAAACTCCAACCACAGGTCGGTGATATGATATTCTTTGGAGCCGATGAGAGAGAGCTCGTCAATAAAGTGCTTGGATCGGTCCGTATTGCTCTCCGAAATAAATACAATCTCGTCGATACCAACACTCTCTCTTTTGCTTGGATTACAGATTTCCCAATGTTTACACGAGATGAAAAGACAGGAAAACTGGATTTTGACCATAATCCTTTTAGTAGTATCAATGCCTCCGTGGAAGACCTCAGAACCATGGACCCTCTTGATGTCTACGGATTCCAGTACGATCTTTCTTTAAATGGCTATGAAATTCTCTCTGGATCCGTGCGTAATCATGATCTTGAACTTCTCACAGAAGCATTTCGCATGGTAGGAAGATCTGAAGAAGAAGTAAAAACAAAATTTGGTGGTATGTATGAAGCATTTCAATATGGCGTACCTCCTCATGGTGGTTTTGCCTTTGGGGTGGATCGACTCATTATGATCCTGATGGGTGAAGATAATATCCGAGATATTTATGCATTTCCAAAGTCCGGAAAAGCACAGGATATGATGATGAATGCACCCAGTGAAGTCGACGAAGAAAGTCTCAAAGAACTCCACATACAGCTCAAGGTGGGAAAATAAATAAAGTGCTTTGGTGCGGTGGGTACTTACGTGATTAGGTTCTTCACGCCAATAATTCCTTTGGTCCTCTTCTCTTCTTTTATCCTATTTCTTCCTCCATTATTCTCCGAGAGAGAAGAGTATTGCCGGACTTTGCGGAATAATATTTGTCGAGATAAGCCCCGTGTTTTTATAGGATATAAATATCATACTACCGAGGACAATAACTCCCACGCCTAAAATGCTTCAGAGAATTCGAAAAACGTAGGATCCAAATTTGGGACTTCAAAACTTTTTTGCCAGAGCGATTTTAACAGCTGTATTTGTAACTAATGCAATAATAATGGCCACCGTCGCAGCAAGAGAGGAAAGCCCCTGTCATACGAGAGCAGATTTTTCTGCCATATCCTGCGTGATAGCGTCGACATCTGCAAGTCCTGAGAGAACGGATATAATATAAATAGGAAAATCTTTAAAATTTTTGAGCCATTCAATATGGGTAAAAAAATCTTGGTAAGATAGAGCGAGTGTCGAAAAGAATTTAATGAGTACGATGAATCCTGCGAATTTGAGAGCAGGGATGATCTGAAAAGGGCTCTCATAGGTACTGGAAATAGATTGTACATCATGATTTTTTGCTTTTCTCCAGAGCCATATGAGGATAACTCCTGAAGTGATAATCATGGCAGAAATCGGGATAAGGAGTGTCCCGAGTAGGTAGGGATTAAACGCTGTAACGATGATAACAATACGGAAGAGCATAATCGTACAGGCCGTAATAGTCGCAATCACTGTGGGATAGAGATGCTGAGCAGCATGAGTGCTCGTCTCAGCCATAGAGGAAGTCACGGCAGTGGATGACACCATGCCCCCGATAGCACCAGAAAAAATAATCCCCTTACTCGCTCCATAGATCTTACTCAATACATATCCGATATAGCTCACGCCTGACATAACCACCACGAACTGCCATATACTATAAGGATTGAAAAATGGAGCCGTAGTAAAATGCCCTTGTGGAAGAAATACAAACAGTTCCTGAAGTGTGTATTTTTGGTCAGGAAGAAGTGGGAGAATAATCAGAGCAATAACAGCAAACTTAAGAGTATTGGTGACTTCCACACTCCCCATCTTATCGATCAGAGGGGCAATACGTGACTTATATGCGAGCATAATCGTCAAAAGAACTCCAATAAAAATAGCAACCTGCATTTCTCAGAGCATCACAATAGTACCCAGCAAAAATGTCACTAAAGCAGCTAATTCACTCGTCACACCAAATAGATCATGATGAAATGCAGAATAAATATAAGAAAGAAGGATAAATAAAAATACTATAGTACCAATAAAAATCACCATATTTTGTGGTGATCATAATATCTCACCGAGATACACAGATATGGCTCATAAAATAGCCATTAATGTATAGGATCGAAGTCCTCAAAAAACAGAATGACTCTTGGTAACATCCGCATACCTATGTGCCGCTATCACCTCTCTCTCAATACCGACAAGTGCTCAAAGTGCCGCTGCCTCTAGAAAACGAATAATAATATCAAGAATTGTCATATAACCTATCTTACTCTACTTTACTGGAAAAATCAAACTAAAAGAATTTGCTAAAACATATTCTTATAGTGAAATATATAAAAAGACTTGCTTTTAAAAAAATATATATATGATATACTCTATGTGAGGACTTTTTCTTCTTTAACTACACATTTATGAATAAATATTTTGTTCAATATGTCGTCA from the Candidatus Gracilibacteria bacterium genome contains:
- the rsmH gene encoding 16S rRNA (cytosine(1402)-N(4))-methyltransferase RsmH, translating into MSDTQKHIAVLYEELIESLRIFETGKNIIVDATLGLGGHATGVIQKLGKGDVFIGLDCDEANLKSATQHLLSIISEKSVENQPTIYCILSNFRDIKEIIRNLSTYQPINKLNELNKLNELTCVYADLGVSSVHFDTAERGFSFRFDGPLDMRLDIGQETTAADIINTLPYDKMAEMFRVYGDEPKAGFITKKILEARKIQPLSTTEELTKIITSISRDALPRVFQALRIAVNDEFGALEKLLSGATDLLLPGGNISIISFHSGEDRIVKNFFRNNSHGEVDQITGQETTQGKLEIITKKPITPTQAEIQANPRSRSALLRVTARK
- the recR gene encoding recombination mediator RecR; translated protein: MPESLKQLIDAFAKLPGIGEKTAMKLVFYIVTKKIGFLQELSERLLFVEKNISVCPLCHGLKDRDVEMCKYCANDTRDSKTICVIEEYADLLAIEQTGVFRGLYHVLGGSLSPLHGRGPKDLNFGSLMKRLDGVEEIILATNPNFEGEATALYLRENIPQNIRISRLSRGLPNAGYIDYVDSLTLMNALKGRQEYR
- the def gene encoding peptide deformylase, producing MRLTIQTGTDNPILRAVSKPVKITELHTCKALSEAMLNYIKNPKHHGIGLAAPQVGINKRLIVAGLPTQRDEEGYPLVVMINPTILSSSKATLIDEEGCLSLPGITGNIERSTTIEIEWIDIKGRKMKKKITGFGARVVQHEIDHLDGVLISDKFLK
- a CDS encoding class I SAM-dependent RNA methyltransferase, producing MQFLATCTPGVERLVRSELERQNIQITYGQDRLVGFSGDMMTMTTANIWSRTANRIYIELDKIVLTSFDGLFACIESIDWSQWIPGNTPINISATSIRSALSNTPTIQSVTKKAIIRRLSNGDDEWHENMLHQPIEIFILVVADEVHILINTSGHALHKRGYRTLAGEAPIKESLAAAMILLSGWKYIKPFYDLMCGSGTIPIEAAMIARNIAPGLQRDFDFLHFLWYDTALHTEALQEARKKVFKQSYQIFGSDIEPEMIAISEENARRAGVGDTITFTARPLSDLECIDGGHLVTNPPYGKRLESDDLDLLYRDLEDTFLTYHLTGGVITTYDDFPHHASLWSKTNLMNGGDKCQFWRKILQKEES
- the aspS gene encoding aspartate--tRNA ligase, producing the protein MHRTHTCGQLNAHHLTEKVTLAGWIANRRDHGGIIFIDLRDRYGITQLVFDPQAYENVTKIIESARSEWVIKVEGEVRSRPQGQTNTHLPTGEIEILVHECTIISKAKTPPFEINDHGNINEDIRLKYRYLDLRREVQRKKIEFRAKVNEYTRKWFSEKGFLEVQTPIFTVSSPEGARDYLIPSRLHPGKFYALPQAPQQYKQLLMVAGVDKYFQIAPCFRDEDPRADRHSCEFYQIDCEMSFVHQEDVLEVAENFAKELVTDLCPERKLLTPIFSRLTHREAIEKYGSDKPDLRFDCHFEDFSEVFATSDFSVFTGAIKKGGVVKAFKLPGVAMSRKDIDEVTELAISQGAKGLAYIIYETEGPKSPILKFMSQKELKHLEEKLQPQVGDMIFFGADERELVNKVLGSVRIALRNKYNLVDTNTLSFAWITDFPMFTRDEKTGKLDFDHNPFSSINASVEDLRTMDPLDVYGFQYDLSLNGYEILSGSVRNHDLELLTEAFRMVGRSEEEVKTKFGGMYEAFQYGVPPHGGFAFGVDRLIMILMGEDNIRDIYAFPKSGKAQDMMMNAPSEVDEESLKELHIQLKVGK
- a CDS encoding MgtC/SapB family protein produces the protein MTILDIIIRFLEAAALGALVGIEREVIAAHRYADVTKSHSVFGGLRSYTLMAILGAISVYLGEILGSPQNMVIFIGTIVFLFILLSYIYSAFHHDLFGVTSELAALVTFLLGTIVMLGEMQVAIFIGVLLTIMLAYKSRIAPLIDKMGSVEVTNTLKFAVIALIILPLLPDQKYTLQELFVFLPQGHFTTAPFFNPYSIWQFVVVMSGVSYIGYVLSKIYGASKGIIFSGAIGGMVSSTAVTSSMAETSTHAAQHLYPTVIATITACTIMLFRIVIIVTAFNPYLLGTLLIPISAMIITSGVILIWLWRKAKNHDVQSISSTYESPFQIIPALKFAGFIVLIKFFSTLALSYQDFFTHIEWLKNFKDFPIYIISVLSGLADVDAITQDMAEKSALVGQGLSSLAATVAIIIALVTNTAVKIALAKKFGSPKFGSYVFRILGSILGVGVIVLGSMIFISYKNTGLISTNIIPQSPAILFSLGE